In a single window of the Candidatus Binatia bacterium genome:
- a CDS encoding DHA2 family efflux MFS transporter permease subunit: MRSTYESPVVEHGLRRAIVSIAVITATLLEIIDVTIVNVSLPNIQGNFGVGVDLGAWVVTAYLIANVVVIPLNPWFAARFGRRQYFFTSIVIFTIASLMCGLSNSFGQLVFWRLIQGLGGGGLIATSQAILRDTYGIKEQGKAQGIFAMGVIVGPALGPVIGGWITDNWNWHWIFFINIPIGIIAATLIWNFLRNPVEGRYSKLDWIGLVLLCVGLGSMQFVLENGQQYDWFDDDRIRLFTLLSVAGLAAFVWWTLRSAIPVVDLRVLKLRQVAAGSILGAVLGVSLYGSIIILPQYLINSLGFTATLSGATVMIRAGAVLLFTPVTAIMTQRGLIDPRLSAAIGFCLLALSNWMLANITTPQSDFHALVLPLIVSGMGLSQIFVPLSVAVIGSVPDKDVPATAAFFNLSRQIGGSVAAAILITLLVRGFTIHQTELAATQSLDRLPTAQYVMSTGGINNRASMDQLRILVSAQSAVQSYADTSRWVAVITIALAPLVLLLRRPRIGVVMGE, encoded by the coding sequence GTGCGCAGCACCTACGAGAGCCCGGTCGTCGAGCACGGCCTGCGCAGGGCCATCGTCAGCATTGCGGTGATCACCGCGACGCTGCTCGAGATCATCGACGTCACGATCGTCAACGTCTCGCTGCCGAACATTCAAGGCAACTTCGGCGTCGGCGTCGATCTCGGCGCGTGGGTCGTGACCGCGTACCTCATCGCCAACGTCGTCGTGATTCCGCTCAACCCGTGGTTCGCCGCGCGTTTCGGTCGGCGCCAATACTTCTTTACCTCGATCGTCATCTTCACGATCGCGTCGCTGATGTGCGGCCTCTCGAACAGCTTCGGCCAACTCGTCTTCTGGCGCTTGATTCAGGGGCTGGGCGGGGGCGGATTGATCGCGACCTCGCAGGCGATTCTGCGCGATACGTACGGCATCAAGGAACAAGGGAAGGCCCAGGGCATCTTCGCGATGGGCGTCATCGTCGGGCCGGCGCTCGGACCGGTGATCGGCGGCTGGATCACCGACAATTGGAACTGGCACTGGATTTTTTTCATCAACATTCCGATCGGGATCATCGCCGCAACCTTGATCTGGAACTTCTTGCGCAACCCGGTGGAGGGACGCTACAGCAAGCTCGACTGGATCGGCCTCGTCCTGCTCTGCGTCGGGCTCGGCTCGATGCAGTTCGTCCTCGAGAACGGGCAGCAGTACGACTGGTTCGACGACGACCGAATTCGCTTATTCACGCTCCTATCGGTCGCCGGCCTGGCCGCGTTCGTCTGGTGGACGTTGCGCTCGGCGATTCCCGTCGTGGACCTTCGCGTGCTCAAACTGCGCCAGGTCGCGGCGGGCAGCATCCTCGGCGCGGTGCTCGGCGTCAGCCTCTACGGCTCGATCATCATCTTGCCGCAGTATCTGATCAACTCGCTCGGGTTCACGGCGACGCTCTCGGGAGCGACGGTCATGATTCGCGCCGGCGCCGTGCTGCTCTTCACGCCGGTGACGGCGATCATGACGCAGCGCGGTCTCATCGACCCGCGCCTCTCCGCGGCGATCGGCTTTTGCCTGCTGGCCCTCTCGAACTGGATGCTCGCGAACATCACGACGCCGCAGTCGGATTTTCACGCGTTGGTGCTGCCGCTCATCGTCAGCGGCATGGGTCTATCGCAGATCTTCGTGCCGCTCTCCGTCGCCGTGATCGGCAGCGTCCCCGACAAGGACGTGCCGGCGACCGCAGCGTTCTTCAACCTCTCGCGGCAGATCGGCGGAAGCGTCGCGGCTGCGATCTTGATCACGCTGCTCGTGCGCGGCTTTACGATTCATCAAACCGAGCTTGCCGCGACGCAGTCGCTCGACCGGCTGCCGACGGCGCAGTACGTCATGTCGACCGGCGGCATCAATAATCGCGCCTCGATGGATCAACTGCGAATCCTCGTCTCGGCGCAGTCGGCGGTGCAATCGTATGCCGACACCTCGCGCTGGGTAGCGGTGATCACGATCGCGCTCGCGCCTTTGGTTCTCTTATTGCGACGGCCGCGCATCGGCGTGGTCATGGGAGAGTAG
- a CDS encoding TetR/AcrR family transcriptional regulator has product MIETRKTIEGRSASPEETRERILVAAREVIGRKGKRGATTREIADVAGVNEATLFRHFGTKEALLVACARHFCGYVELAGVAAQLTGDLSEDLLALARLMFARFEALGDMIRWSLVEQEYDHNVFAETTWRPQLAILGVLTEFMQRRIEGGELRGEPQNLAMVFLGLVFMHALGSKKFPDSQLHRGEPDEALRCYIDVFLNGVRQR; this is encoded by the coding sequence GTGATCGAGACTCGCAAGACAATCGAAGGCCGCTCCGCCTCGCCGGAAGAGACGCGGGAGCGAATCCTCGTCGCGGCGCGCGAGGTCATCGGCCGCAAGGGCAAGCGCGGCGCAACGACGCGCGAGATCGCCGACGTCGCCGGCGTCAACGAGGCGACGCTCTTCCGCCACTTCGGGACGAAAGAGGCGCTCCTCGTCGCCTGTGCCCGCCACTTCTGCGGATACGTCGAACTGGCCGGCGTCGCCGCCCAGCTCACCGGCGATCTTTCGGAGGATCTCCTCGCGCTGGCGCGTTTAATGTTCGCGCGCTTCGAGGCGCTCGGCGACATGATCCGCTGGTCGCTCGTCGAGCAGGAGTACGATCACAACGTCTTCGCCGAGACGACGTGGCGGCCGCAGTTGGCGATCCTCGGAGTGCTCACGGAGTTCATGCAGCGGCGGATCGAAGGCGGCGAGTTGCGCGGCGAGCCGCAGAACCTCGCGATGGTCTTCTTGGGCCTCGTCTTCATGCACGCGCTCGGCAGCAAGAAGTTTCCCGACTCGCAGCTCCATCGGGGCGAGCCCGACGAGGCGCTGCGATGCTACATCGACGTTTTTCTCAATGGAGTACGGCAACGGTAA
- a CDS encoding amidohydrolase family protein, translating into MNELVRCARAIVSGELREDYAFVVRDGAIAVAGDFLTVRDGARDLGARTFPSDRLVVPGFINGHSHAYQILLRGWADDWPFAKWRSEALYRIVPRLTPEDVYWTFVAAFSEMLAAGITTVAEFFYLNGAGNEHAEAAIRAARDTGISIVLARTWMDAAYAPPEFREDAETAARRTAELMERYPDANVCVAPHSLHAASREMIRAAAEFSRSRDCMLHVHVAEAPYEGEETVRRFGTTPVRLLDELGALNERTVAIHAIYLTEEERELLARRGARVVHNPMTNQYLGDGICDVQRLSALGVPIGLGTDADVRPSLIDEMRAAALLQKTLHLDGAALSAGQAFALGTSQGARVLRVRGGDLVEGAPADYVVLDASKVDPWSPPLNALVYRGEDAWVQATFAGGRRVYVGEPSPLARTATEKTAAIASRTRAA; encoded by the coding sequence ATGAACGAACTCGTACGCTGCGCGCGCGCGATCGTTTCGGGCGAGTTGCGCGAGGATTACGCCTTCGTCGTGCGCGACGGCGCGATCGCCGTGGCGGGCGACTTCCTCACGGTGCGCGACGGCGCGCGCGACCTCGGGGCGCGCACCTTTCCGAGCGACCGGCTCGTGGTGCCTGGATTTATTAACGGACATAGCCACGCGTATCAGATCCTGCTGCGCGGCTGGGCCGACGACTGGCCATTCGCGAAGTGGCGCAGCGAGGCGCTCTATCGCATCGTTCCACGGCTGACGCCCGAGGACGTGTACTGGACCTTCGTTGCGGCCTTCTCCGAGATGCTGGCCGCCGGCATCACGACGGTTGCGGAGTTCTTCTATCTCAACGGCGCGGGCAACGAGCACGCCGAAGCGGCGATCCGCGCGGCGCGCGACACCGGCATCTCGATCGTTCTCGCGCGAACCTGGATGGACGCGGCGTATGCGCCGCCGGAGTTTCGCGAGGACGCGGAGACGGCGGCGCGCCGCACCGCCGAGCTGATGGAGCGCTACCCCGATGCAAACGTCTGCGTCGCGCCCCACTCGCTGCACGCGGCGTCGCGCGAGATGATCCGCGCTGCGGCGGAGTTCTCGCGCTCGCGCGACTGCATGCTCCACGTCCACGTCGCCGAGGCGCCGTACGAAGGCGAGGAGACCGTTCGTCGGTTCGGCACGACGCCGGTGCGGCTGCTCGACGAGCTCGGAGCGCTCAACGAGCGCACGGTCGCGATCCATGCGATTTATCTGACTGAGGAGGAACGAGAGTTGCTCGCACGCAGGGGCGCGCGCGTCGTGCACAACCCGATGACCAATCAATACCTCGGCGACGGGATCTGCGACGTGCAGCGGCTCTCGGCCCTCGGCGTACCGATCGGGCTCGGAACCGATGCCGACGTGCGCCCCTCGCTGATCGACGAGATGCGCGCGGCCGCGCTGCTGCAGAAGACGCTCCACCTCGACGGCGCGGCGCTGAGCGCGGGGCAAGCCTTCGCGCTTGGCACATCGCAGGGAGCGCGCGTGCTGCGCGTGCGCGGCGGCGACCTCGTCGAAGGCGCGCCGGCCGACTACGTCGTGCTCGATGCGTCGAAGGTCGATCCGTGGTCGCCGCCGCTCAACGCGCTCGTCTATCGCGGCGAGGACGCATGGGTACAGGCGACGTTCGCCGGCGGCCGGCGAGTCTACGTGGGCGAGCCCTCACCGCTCGCGCGCACGGCGACGGAGAAGACCGCCGCAATCGCGTCGCGAACCCGCGCCGCATGA
- a CDS encoding HlyD family secretion protein has translation MRSGPRRRVFVIGGIAIVVVLLLAWGIPWLTYALSHEGTDDAHVAADEVAVTSKIPERIERILVDTNQPVRRGQLLIVLENKDEEAKLRQAQAQYDLALANQRTNTQQGQGGVSQAGGQIVSAQAQVPVAQAAVAQAAAQLHAAQAQVPAAQQAYNKAQADYARVNSLVATGDVASQQLDAVRAQSAGAAAQLRAAQDQVSVAQANLSAAQDRVSAADAGVTAAAGAVTTAQGKLSQASDPSQVEAAAAQLYLAKQNLNYTRIYASTDGYVGQKSAEVGQTIGAGITLMTIVPHKIYITANYKETQVGRMRVGQPVDIRVDAYHGVLFHGHLSSINPASENTYALVPAQNASGNFVKVTQRIPVRIDVDDERADMPLRPGMSVETYVKVK, from the coding sequence GTGCGCTCCGGACCGCGGAGGCGCGTCTTCGTCATCGGCGGCATCGCGATCGTCGTCGTGTTGCTGCTCGCTTGGGGCATCCCGTGGCTGACGTATGCGCTCTCGCATGAGGGCACCGACGACGCGCACGTCGCCGCGGACGAGGTCGCGGTGACCAGCAAGATCCCCGAGCGCATCGAACGCATCTTGGTCGACACGAATCAGCCGGTGCGGCGCGGCCAGCTGCTCATCGTCCTCGAAAACAAAGACGAAGAGGCGAAGCTGCGGCAGGCGCAGGCGCAATACGATTTGGCGCTCGCCAATCAACGCACGAACACGCAGCAGGGGCAGGGCGGCGTCTCGCAGGCAGGCGGTCAGATCGTCAGCGCCCAGGCGCAGGTTCCGGTGGCGCAGGCCGCGGTCGCACAGGCTGCCGCCCAGCTCCACGCCGCACAGGCGCAAGTGCCGGCGGCCCAACAGGCGTATAACAAGGCGCAGGCCGATTACGCCCGCGTCAACTCGCTCGTCGCCACCGGCGACGTCGCGTCGCAACAACTCGATGCGGTGCGCGCGCAGAGCGCGGGAGCGGCCGCGCAACTGCGCGCCGCGCAGGACCAAGTCAGCGTCGCGCAGGCAAACCTTTCGGCGGCGCAGGATCGCGTCTCCGCGGCCGATGCGGGCGTCACCGCCGCGGCCGGCGCGGTAACGACCGCGCAAGGCAAACTCTCGCAAGCCTCGGATCCGAGCCAGGTGGAGGCGGCCGCCGCGCAGCTCTACCTCGCCAAGCAGAATCTGAACTATACGCGGATCTACGCTTCTACCGACGGGTACGTCGGGCAGAAGAGCGCCGAGGTGGGCCAGACGATCGGCGCGGGGATCACCTTGATGACGATCGTTCCGCACAAGATCTACATCACCGCGAACTACAAGGAGACGCAGGTTGGACGGATGCGCGTCGGCCAGCCCGTCGACATCCGCGTCGACGCCTATCACGGCGTCCTCTTTCACGGTCATCTCTCGTCGATCAACCCGGCATCGGAGAACACCTACGCGCTCGTGCCCGCGCAGAACGCGAGCGGAAACTTCGTCAAGGTGACGCAACGGATCCCAGTCAGGATCGACGTGGACGACGAGCGCGCCGACATGCCGCTGCGCCCGGGCATGAGCGTCGAGACCTACGTTAAAGTAAAGTAA